One genomic segment of Microbispora sp. ZYX-F-249 includes these proteins:
- a CDS encoding metalloregulator ArsR/SmtB family transcription factor, with translation MDVIPAPVLRPSPTEDAVFAALASPVRREILRLLREDGPRSVQDLASRFTMARPSFSEHLRVLRQAGLVSERRDGRRRLYRLEPVPLAHVRDWLDPYERFWRDRLSALRHLLDDTADDTADDTGTRAHSEERP, from the coding sequence GTGGATGTCATCCCCGCCCCCGTGCTGCGGCCGTCACCGACGGAAGACGCCGTCTTCGCCGCGCTCGCCAGCCCCGTGCGGCGCGAGATCCTGCGCCTGCTGCGCGAGGACGGCCCCCGGTCCGTGCAGGACCTCGCCTCCCGCTTCACCATGGCCCGGCCCAGCTTCTCGGAGCACCTGCGGGTGCTGCGGCAGGCGGGCCTGGTCAGCGAACGCAGGGACGGCAGGCGCCGCCTCTACCGGCTGGAGCCCGTCCCGCTCGCCCACGTGCGCGACTGGCTGGACCCCTACGAGCGGTTCTGGCGCGACAGGCTGTCCGCCCTGCGCCATCTGCTCGACGACACCGCCGACGACACCGCCGACGACACCGGCACCCGAGCCCATTCTGAGGAGAGGCCATGA
- a CDS encoding SRPBCC family protein, with product MTDADDPTVLHLDEYLAHPPARVWQALTDPGLLARWFMPGDFRLSVGHRYTMRGIAMPGTGFSGTVQAEVLAFEPGRMLRLGWRDADPASPAGADWTITWTLEPEGRGTRLFLTHEGFDPGSESQRRARSIMDGGWRRLMTGSLAAVL from the coding sequence ATGACCGACGCCGACGATCCCACCGTGCTGCACCTCGACGAGTATCTGGCGCATCCGCCGGCCCGTGTGTGGCAGGCCCTGACCGACCCCGGCCTGCTCGCCCGGTGGTTCATGCCGGGGGACTTCCGCCTGAGCGTGGGCCACCGCTACACGATGCGCGGGATCGCCATGCCCGGCACCGGGTTCAGCGGCACCGTGCAGGCCGAGGTGCTGGCCTTCGAGCCCGGGCGCATGCTCCGGCTGGGCTGGCGCGACGCCGACCCCGCCAGCCCGGCCGGCGCCGACTGGACCATCACCTGGACGCTCGAACCCGAAGGCCGGGGCACCCGCCTGTTCCTCACCCACGAGGGCTTCGATCCCGGCAGCGAGTCGCAGCGCAGGGCCCGCAGCATCATGGACGGCGGATGGCGCCGCCTGATGACCGGCTCGCTCGCCGCCGTGCTGTGA